In a single window of the Callithrix jacchus isolate 240 chromosome 1, calJac240_pri, whole genome shotgun sequence genome:
- the CARNMT1 gene encoding carnosine N-methyltransferase isoform X3 — protein MHERVNRTERQFRSLPANQQKLLPQFLLHLDKIRKCIDHNQEILLTIVNDCIHMFENKEYGEDGNGKIMPASTFDMDKLKSTLKQFVRDWSETGKTERDACYQPIIKEILKNFPKERWDPSKVNILVPGAGLGRLAWEIAMLGYACQGNEWSFFMLFSSNFVLNRCSEINKYKLYPWIHQFSNNRRSADQIRPIFFPDVDPHGLPPGSNFSMTAGDFQEIYSECNTWDCIATCFFIDTAHNVIDYIDTIWKILKPGGIWINLGQYVQLGCITDTSKSLCLQTSLGNMLRLHLKEKPEQNRKQFHATQYLFYSSSTQIPPTKILGICHYPFY, from the exons ATGCATGAGCGAGTGAACCGAACAGAAAGACAGTTTCGATCACTTCCAGCTAACCAACAGAAACTACTTCCTCAGTTTCTTCTGCACTTGGACAAGATCCGGAAATGCATTGATCATAATCAAGAAATACTACTGACCATTGTGAATGATTGCATACAtatgtttgaaaataaagaatatggaGAAGAT GGGAATGGAAAGATTATGCCAGCATCTACATTTGACATGGATAAGTTAAAATCCACATTGAAACAGTTTGTGAGAGACTGGAGTGAAACTGGGAAAACAGAAAGGGATGCCTGTTACCAGCCAAtcattaaagaaattttaaaaaattttccaaaagAGAGATG GGATCCTTCTAAAGTAAATATTCTGGTACCTGGTGCTGGACTAGGAAGACTGGCCTGGGAAATAGCTATGCTAGGTTATGCTTGTCAAGGAAATGAATGGAGTTTTTTTATGCTCTTTTCTTCCAACTTTGTACTCAACag ATGTtctgaaattaataaatataaactttatcCTTGGATCCATCAGTTTAGCAATAACCGGAGATCAGCTGATCAGATTCGACCCATCTTTTTCCCTGATGTTGACCCCCACGGTCTTCCTCCTGGTTCTAACTTTTCTATGACAGCAGGAGATTTTCAGGAGATTTATTCAGAATGCA ATACCTGGGACTGTATTGCTACCTGTTTCTTCATAGACACAGCTCACAATGTAATTGATTATATTGATACAATATGGAAAATACTCAAGCCAGGTGGAATTTGGATAAATCTAG GCCAATATGTCCAACTTGGGTGTATCACAGATACTTCAAAATCTTTGTgtctccagaccagcctgggcaacatgctgagactccatctcaaagaaaaaccagaacaaaacagaaaacaattccatGCCACCCAGTATCTTTTCTATTCATCATCTACTCAGATTCCCCCAACAAAAATACTGGGAATCTGTCATTACCCCTTTTATTAG